One window from the genome of Bradyrhizobium xenonodulans encodes:
- a CDS encoding ABC transporter ATP-binding protein, producing the protein MTTSTHEPLLALSDVNTFYGQAQVHFDLSITVGRGHIVCLLGGNASGKSTTMKIILGLVKPRSGEVTFDGASLIGLTTPQIVRRGIASVPEARRLFADMSVRENILMGAFVRNDRDAVAQDLDKMLTLFPKLGQRLSQRAGSLSGGEQQMVAMARALMSRPRMIVMDEPTMGLSPLYVDRVLELIRTINQEGVSVFMVEQNASLALEIAHEAYVLQTGKIVLSGPARALKDDPRVRDAYLGGSEAA; encoded by the coding sequence ATGACGACAAGTACACACGAACCGCTGCTAGCGCTCTCGGACGTCAACACCTTCTACGGCCAGGCCCAGGTGCATTTCGACCTGTCGATCACGGTCGGTCGCGGCCACATCGTCTGCCTGCTCGGCGGTAATGCCAGCGGCAAGTCGACGACGATGAAGATCATCCTGGGCCTGGTGAAGCCGCGCTCGGGCGAGGTGACATTCGATGGCGCGTCGTTGATCGGGCTCACCACGCCGCAGATCGTCCGCCGCGGCATCGCCTCGGTACCGGAGGCGCGGCGGCTGTTCGCGGACATGAGCGTGCGCGAGAACATCCTGATGGGTGCCTTCGTGCGCAACGACCGCGACGCGGTGGCGCAGGATCTCGACAAGATGCTCACGCTGTTCCCGAAGCTCGGTCAGCGGCTGTCGCAGCGCGCCGGCTCGCTCTCCGGCGGCGAGCAGCAGATGGTCGCGATGGCGCGCGCGCTGATGAGCCGTCCGCGCATGATCGTGATGGACGAGCCGACCATGGGTCTGTCGCCGCTCTATGTCGACCGTGTGCTGGAGCTGATCCGTACTATCAACCAGGAAGGCGTGTCGGTGTTCATGGTCGAGCAGAACGCCAGCCTCGCGCTCGAGATCGCACACGAAGCCTATGTGCTCCAGACCGGCAAGATCGTGCTGTCAGGCCCGGCGAGGGCGCTGAAGGACGATCCCAGGGTGCGCGACGCCTATCTCGGTGGGTCTGAGGCGGCCTAG